Genomic DNA from Eptesicus fuscus isolate TK198812 chromosome 18, DD_ASM_mEF_20220401, whole genome shotgun sequence:
CACacctcctgggggcggggggggggcattctCTCTGACGGCTCCTCCCAGACACAGCCCCTCTGgcccccgggcccgggcccccGGCAGGCGCCAGTGGGCGGGGCGGGCCTCACCTTGTGGAAGAACACGGTCTCCAGGAGGTTGATGACGGAGGCCTCGTGGTGCAGCTGCAGATAAAGATAAACGGGACGGTGCAGCTGCTGAccgaggggaggggctgcccgcggacggggtggggcggggggcggggacggcCGCTCACCACCATGTAGATGGGGAAGGTGTTCTGGGGCTGGAAGTCCTCCAGTTTGCACAGCACAGGGAACACCTTCTGCTTCCACATCTCCACGGCGATCAGCTCCCCCACCAGCGTGGGGAtctttgggggaggggcaagCACAGGGACGAGGTGGGCCTACCTTGGCCTAGCAACCCTGCCATCCCTGGCTCAGCCTACCCAGCTCTCCTCAAACTCCCCTGGGCCCCTAGACCCTCCTGTGCCCCACGAGGACCTTCCTGACCTCTCTCCTGCACCTTGACCTTCGTTTCCAGCTGCCCCTGACACCTGTGGGGACATCCCCACGCTTCCTGTGCGGGCCCTGGCCTTGTTCCCCTGTACATGTACGAGCCGGTGTTCCCCCCTCTACATTCAGGGGTCTCTTAGGCCGGCCCTCCCGCGCGTCCCTGTCCTCTGTGCCTTGGCCTCACCCTCAGCCAGGGCCCTTCGGAGCGCCCCACTCCTACCCCCTGGCACGAGGGGCTGTACCTTTCCTTGCGGAGGAACCCTTTGGTCAAGTGACACCTCAGGTCATCTATGGTGCCATACTCCTGGTTCGCGTCCCCACCAAGCCAATCCTCTCTCAGCCTCCTCCCGTGCCAAAGTCCGCCCGCCTTGGCAGGGACACCCTCGGGTCTGAGACCTGCTCAGGAACCCTTTACAGCGTGGGCCTCCTCTGCAGGCGAGGCTGTCCTAGGACCATGGCTCCCTCCCTAGTCAACCATACTGCACCCGCTCGGCACGCCACGGCCGTGTCCAGCAGGGGTGCCAGTCAAATGAGCAatgcactcctcctcctcctcctcggggaGGGCAGGGTGCCAGCCGGAGGGAGGAACTGAGGGGGAgagtggtgggtggggtgggggaaggcagacaccggccctgccccccgcgtACCTTCCCGTGGGTGACCAGCAGCTCCTGGATGggctccccctggctggccgtgGCATCCAGGATGGCCTGCATGTTCAGCTTCTCCAGGCTCTCATGCTGCTGGTTCCACCTGcccagagggtgtgtgtgtgtgtgtgtgtgtgtttgggtgcacatgtgtgcagtaggagtggggtgggggctgaaccCACCGAAGCTAACCTGATCCTGAGGGGCCAGAGAGGGCTCAAGACCCTGTACCCCTGGGCGCCCCTCCACACTGGGCGACCCTCCCTCCAATGTCGGAACTGCCTCCACTCCAGGGCTCTGACCCCACGACTCCGCCTGACCCGGACCCGCTGCCTCACCCTCCGGAGCCCATCTCGAGCAGCGGGAAGCTGCGGAGCCCCCGCACCAACACCTCAGCCTCCCCCGGCAGCAGCAGCTCCAGGTCGCTCATGTCGGGGCCAGAAAAGGCGGGGTTCCGCTGACCCCGGGCCGCAGCCGGCGCTGAGGTGCGGTTGGGGCCGAAGTCTGGGACTCGACAGTTGTGGAGCAGTTGAGGTGCGTGGGCCTCGTCGCCATGGAAACGGCTAGCTCGAGTCTGCGCAGTGTGGCCTGGGCCCCGCCTCCGGGGCCGGGGCaggtccccaccccctgcccgccGCCCCTGCTCGGGGGCGGGCAGAGCCCCATTGGGCCTTCCGGAGCTTTCTCCCCCACGACCGGCTGCGGGGCACGGGCCTCCCGAGCGCCAGACGCTGTGACCCGGGCCCCTCCGCGTCCCGATGCCGAGTGGGCCCGCCCCGTCCCGGGCTCGCGCGGCTGCCCCCCAGCTCACACCGGCTCCACCTCGGGGCTGGACTGACCTTCTGCGCAGGGCCCACCCCGGCTCTCCatccccctccagcctgccagcGCCTCGCGGGGTCTCTGCTGAGCCTGTTCACTGGGCTTTGCAAGGTGCACACGGGACGTTACTGGAGGGCGCCTCTGGCCCTCAGAATCCTGTGTCACAGCAGCTGCATCAGGCTctgctccctctccttttccGGGACTCTCTCGTCCCGCGACCCCTGCCTCCCAGGTTCCGGCTCCATGGGCCTCCCCAGACATCCCCAGGGGGCCCTGGCCTCAGGGTTCTGCAgccgttccctctgcctggactaCCTCTTCCTCCCTGCGGGCTAAGTCAGCCATCAGGGCCGTCCGGGCCCAAATAATCCAGCCCCCGCTCATCCCAActcactctctttttctttaaattgatttcagagaggaagggagagacagaaacatcaatgatgagagagaagcatggatcgctgcctcctgcacgggggatcgagcccgaaatgggcatgtgcccttgacccgaacggaacccgggacccttcagtccacaggctgacgctccatccactgggccagccagccccgcccaaCTCACTCCCTTTACCACAACTTCCTGATCGTTGGTTTTTAAATAGGGGACACATTTACTTGGCCATTGTCGGCTCTGCCCACCAGGTGGCGCTCCAGGGCGCCGGGACCATGGCTCTTTCTCTCACTGTGGGTTCCCTGGGGGCCGGCTCAGAGGTGGTATCCAGGAAAGGTAGGGTGAAATGGGTGACTTTATTTACAGACGTGGGGTCAACATTGAGACAGGAGAGGCGAGGCTGCGGGTCTAGCCTCGGGCACCAGGCAGGCTTGGCAGGAGAGTAGCTGCAGCTGTTCCCCTCCAGCCTCACTTCTCACTTCCAGCAGATGATGATGTTGGGGTCATTTTCCAGCCGCTCATCCAGCTCCTGGTAGCTCATGCCTGGGTGGCGGCGGGGAGGTCAGCACCATGGGCTTGGCCTCCtggctgacccccccccccccccccccccccccccgcccagcaccctgcctgcctccacctgtcTTGCAGCAGATCTCGTCGTAGCTGTGGCAGCCGGTGTAAAGGCGGGCAGGGTGGCTGCGCTCCTCCCGGGACACCCGCACTGGGTACTTCTGTAGCCTCCGGATGAGGTTCTTCATCAGCCCGAACTGGATCAGCTTCCTGGGGTGCGGGTcgagggagaggggtgaggccTGGCCAGGCCTTCCTCCACCAGGCCAACCTTTTCCTGCAGTCTCCCCTCCCATGCTGTCTCAGTGAGCAGACCGGCTTCCGAAGCCCTCACCTCCAGGGAGCCTGCCTGGACTAGCAGTGCCCCAGGATTCTGCTCCCTGGGAATCTCTCTAACCCAGGGCTCCCAAGAGACACAGAGGGTGTGTCTGCCTTCAGGCAGACCCCTCACACCCCAAAGGATCCCCTCTGACCGTTCATCAACGCGCTGCAGCTGCTGGGGGTGGCGGCCAATGAGGTCTCTCACGGTCGTGCCGGGGCTCAGGCTGCAGTACAGCTGGAACACATCCCGGAGACTGGCCCTCTTGTGCCCTGTGGGGGCCCAGGGTCCGCTCTCCaggtggccctgccctccccgagatgccctccccagagccccccaTTACCTTGTTTGGTCACGTAGGACAGACACTCCTCTTGCAGGGACTTGTCATCCACCAGGTCCTGGACCTTGGGCGTGGGGCAGTACACGTTGGAGTACTggaggggggtggcaggaggcacaggagcctgagcgaggggcttggAAGTCTGACGGCCCCCATGTGGCCCAGCCACATGATCCCCTCTCCGCATAACCAGACCCAGACTCCCCTACCTGGAGGATGGACGCCAGGGTCACAACGCCGTAGTACCTGGGAGAAGAGCTGTGCTCAGCTTCGGAGGGcctcgccccagccccagccctacccccagccccagccctacccccagccccagccctaccCCCAGGCCCCGGGGGCAGCGCTCTCCTGGTGTGACCGCCCCACTCACAGCAGGTTCTGGACGGCGATGCGCACCAGGTTGAGCTCCACATCTGCCTCGGCCGAGATCTTCTGGACGTGGCGGAAGCCATCAATGTAGGGCAGGATCTGGGCGGGCAGGGCAGTCAGTAGGGGTGGGGTGAGGCCAAGGATGAGGCCAGCCTCGGCTGATGACACCCGGGGAGGGCTGGCACACCTGCTGTGTGGTGAGGTCCCACTGGGAGTTGAAGAAATCCTCCTTGTCCTTGGTGAAGACAGGCACATCATACTCCTGAACCACGGGAGGGTCCGGCCGCTGCTCAATCACCTTCAAGTGGATGGTGTTGGACTCATCTGCAGGGGGTCCCACCCATATTCTCAGCGCCCTCTCTGCCAAGAGGCCCTCCATTACCCTTCAGTCCGGCCAGCAACccttaggcaggcagagggctccGGGTGGGGCCCATCTTCCCCTTTTGTAAAGCCAGAGACGGAgtccagagaggggaaggagcagGCCCACGGGACAGCTGGAGCgcgctgctggcctccccagccccatcccgtcctatcatgcactgggccctgcaCGTCATCAGCTCAGCTCATGGCTATTTCCTGGCCACGAATTTGTTCATGAGTCTTGTCCTTGGCTGGGCTCGCCCTCCCCTGTCACTTTcccatccctcctctccccctccgcTGTCCTCGCAGAGG
This window encodes:
- the NPRL2 gene encoding GATOR complex protein NPRL2 isoform X1, with the protein product MGSGCRIECIFFSEFHPTLGPKITYQVPEDFISRELFDTVQVYIITKPELQNKLITVTAMEKKLIGCPVCIEHKKYSRNALLFNLGFVCDAQAKTCALEPIVKKLAGYLTTLELESSFVSSEESKQKLVPIMTILLEELNASGRCTLPIDESNTIHLKVIEQRPDPPVVQEYDVPVFTKDKEDFFNSQWDLTTQQILPYIDGFRHVQKISAEADVELNLVRIAVQNLLYYGVVTLASILQYSNVYCPTPKVQDLVDDKSLQEECLSYVTKQGHKRASLRDVFQLYCSLSPGTTVRDLIGRHPQQLQRVDERKLIQFGLMKNLIRRLQKYPVRVSREERSHPARLYTGCHSYDEICCKTGMSYQELDERLENDPNIIICWK
- the NPRL2 gene encoding GATOR complex protein NPRL2 isoform X2, with product MGSGCRIECIFFSEFHPTLGPKITYQVPEDFISRELFDTVQVYIITKPELQNKLITVTAMEKKLIGCPVCIEHKKYSRNALLFNLGFVCDAQAKTCALEPIVKKLAGYLTTLELESSFVSSEESKQKLVPIMTILLEELNASGRCTLPIDESNTIHLKVIEQRPDPPVVQEYDVPVFTKDKEDFFNSQWDLTTQQILPYIDGFRHVQKISAEADVELNLVRIAVQNLLYYGVVTLASILQVQDLVDDKSLQEECLSYVTKQGHKRASLRDVFQLYCSLSPGTTVRDLIGRHPQQLQRVDERKLIQFGLMKNLIRRLQKYPVRVSREERSHPARLYTGCHSYDEICCKTGMSYQELDERLENDPNIIICWK